The sequence CACTTGATGCTCTATAGGGGCTCATAACCAATTAAATGTTTAAAATCGTATACTTATGGGAAGGAAGGCTGCTTAGGAGCAACTTTATAACTAATGCCAATCAGCACTTGTTTGTATTGAGGGATCTACCCACCAGGTAAGAGGATTCTGCAACAGGgtgatgcacactacacacagggaGAGGATTAATGCTCaagaatagacagacagacagaccgatcgATGATAGACAGAAAGACATAATTTTCTGAAGCTAATTTCACTGTTGACAAGAAAACTGGGAGAGATGTGCACAGAAAATGAGCATAAAAAAagcatattaatttaatttaagcatattaatattttaattagatATTGCAGGGATGTAAAAAGAAATGCATACAATTCATCATCATGTGTATGTGCACAAATTGgacatgccacaaatatataaaaatgatattgCAAGACAATATAACAAATCTAAACATGTATGTGatgtattatttttctgccatagtctagtagatagatagatagatagacagatgaaAAGAAAGTTTAGCTTAAACATAAAATTGACAATAGCACACATGGCAACAATATTCAAGACACTTGCCAACGTACTTGCTTGTGAAAAAGTCTCGGGCCATTTCATTAAAGTTGTAGAAACAGTGGTTGTTCTAGAGACTTCAATGATAAAAACGGACAGCTCTTCTATTCTATCACTCTTAAAACTTACACTAAGATCAGAGTAGCCACACTGAAAGCATTTCttccactttggctattttgaccttacatttgaaatttactttgaattctcactttagtgaataacaaacttttgtgaataactctaTGTTAATCCTATAAATAAGTACAATTGTCCCTATTTAATGTGTTTAATCAGCATCAGGAATTATTTTaatctgtttgatttttttttccaaaagatTATACAGATGTCACAATTACAATCTATGGGAATTTGTGTAGAAAAATCATTTGAGAAGATTTTTTCTAACCTTAATTTAAATTGCCTATGTCAGTATGAAACACATACGCCATGTGATTTTCCAAAGTTATTTATATTCTGTTGGTGACAGCATTATGCGTGAGTGTGCTTTTTAACATAGGAtgttcttgttttctttttctaaagcAACTGCTGTTTTATTAAAGTTATTTTCAAAAACTAGGTTACATTGGACACTAACATGGTGATGCATCTGCTTTCTGTTTATATATTCTTGTTATAGTTTATTTAACACAAGATAAAACTGTCTCTCTTTGTACTCGGTATGTTATAATAGTTGggttttattcattaaagtgaaagTGGAAATTGTGACTTGACAAGAAAATAGTAAATTTTAGACCTAATAACCAAGGCATCTGCTAtcttaatttaaaacaaataacaaGTAACATATGTTAAAACCGTAAATACGAACAAACAACTGGGGAACTACCAAGAAAACCCTTTTAAAAAAGCCAAAAGCAAACCGTTAGTAAACAGCAATTATCTATGTTTATTAATCAGGGCTTCAGTCATTTTCAGTGAAATAGCTGTTGATCAAAATGCCCAAATCTAGCTCTTTGGTTGTTTCTGGATAAATAGTTGAAGAACATGTTCTACTGTATGTTTATGTATTCAATATGATGAAACATGTAAAGCTTACACAATTTGGAGAGTTAATTTCTCTTTAGTTGTTTTTTATTGCCAAGTCCTACACTCTTGCCATACATAATCTTTCATGTTTTCTCCCTATTCCTAGTGAGGACCTTCTTATTGTGTAACTCTCAGAGGATTTCTGCAGACATGACTGTACAAAACCACACCAAATTTATGCTTGTTGGGTTCACAGTTGGGCCCCAAATGCAAACAGGAGTATTTGTGCTTTTCCTACTGCTGTATTATGTTTCTTTAATGGGTAACCTGATCATTATTGCAGCTATCTGGCTGGACAAACGCCTCCATAGTCCAATGTATTTCTTCCTAAGCAGCTTGGCTTTTTTGGACATTTGGTTTATATCCTCAACCGTTCCCAAACTCCTCACTATCTTAGTCAGTAGCAATAAATCTATTTCTCTGCCTGCATGTTTTCTGCAATTCTATTTTTATGTGTCACTTGGTACCATTGAATTCTATCTTCTAGCTGTCATGTCTGTGGATAGGTATGTGGCTATTTGCCATCCACTGAGGTATCACTCAATCATCACCAGTAAGACCTGtcttttgtgtattttaatgtcttGGATTGGAGGATTCTTTACATTCATCTATCCTACTTATTTAATGTTTGGTTTATCTTTTTGTGGTTCTTTCGAAATTAATCATTTCTTCTGTGACAGCTCTGCGGTGATTAAAATCAGTTGCTCCGACATCCAAGTCTTTGATTTGATATTCTCCGTTTTTGCATCGGCTGTAATAATTGGTTCCTTTATAACgacattagtttcctattttaacatTCTTTTCACCATCATGAAGATACCATCATCCAGTGGAAGAAAAAAAGCCTTTTCTACTTGTACTTCTCACTTCACTGTGGTCTCCTTGGTGTACGGTAGTGCCATATTTATATACGTACGACCGGTTGATAGTTCTTCTCCTGACCTTAATAAGGTTGTAGCTCTTCTTAACAGTGTTATGACTCCTGTGCTAAATCCATTTATATACAGTCTACGTAACAAGCAAGTCCAAGACGTCCTCTGCAATATGAAAACCAGATGTGTTTCATTTTGTGCTCTTAGTTATcctgtaaaatacaataaaacacaaacacgcacacagagaCAGGATGCGCATTGATTTAAACCTATGGCTGCACTAAGATACACATTTACCAGCCtgtccaagagtagtgggagttaaaAGGCTGTATAGCAGCTGATATTTGCAGATACTATATTTAGTTCACTTCCTTTCCCATTATTTGTTTACCATGAGCTGGTTAGAGAGAAATTGGACTCTCCAGCCCTTCTCCTAGCACATTAGTTTCCCCATTTCCACCCATATGCAATACCTTAATTTAGTCCTATTTGACATCTACTTCAGGTCCTATCTCCACACCCAAATGCTACTTGCTGCCATTCTGtgttattttattgtataaaGACTGTGCACTCTTATTCTGAATAATTTATTGAATGTCTGCCCTGTATAGATTGTATAGATTGTACCTGTATGAGAATATATTGAATTGTGGGAGAGATCTTTGGTATCATCTTGTacccgaaaaaaaaatcaattactgGTGGCTGCCTTGGGTATTGGTGAACCCTTTATGTAACAACTCTTTAAATGAGAATATATGTAGTGTatggtgtatatacatatatatctaaatactattatttaaagggacactgtaggcactcagaccacttctgcccattggagtggtctgggtgctaactccATCACCCTAAACCCTgcaagtttttataaactgcaataattaccttgcagggttaagtcctcctctagtggctgtctaccagacagccactatagggacttctgggttcttaggtgacttttggtcgtctaaacgatgctggatgtcctcacgctactgaataatgctttcctatggggaggtctcatGCGCGCGTCccgccattgccgcgcatgcgcattagatctcccccgccAGTGGACTTTGGCAGGGGAGGGgcatgggcggagcctaacccagcgcagagggacatctgCGCTGGATTCAGGTGAGTGCTTGAAGGGGTTTTAGGCCCCTCAGCGACATGCGATAGGGGGCGAAATGgaagggggcactccaggattctctagtgccaggaaaacagctttgttttccggGCACTAGAGAAGCCCTTTAAGTATGTTTTTACACTTATATATAGTTTTGCCGTCTAAATGTTATGTCAGTATAAGAAATAATGTTGTTCTTTGTACGTGTTTTTCTCTGTAAAAATTATTCTTATTGATTGGCCATGATTATATAAAGTACGCTTTTATTAttgcagcaatttttttttttaatacaaatatgtgctgtactatatttacatttaaagtaTTGTATAACAGTAGTAGTGTCTATGCATTACTATGCCACAAACGATTGCCAAACAAAGCTATCCATTGCCATAAGTTTATTTTGCTCCAACACACTCTTTTTATACGATGCATTCAATTTCTggcctggagtgttcttttaataggaATTGTGATAAtgtacactgcaaaaaaaaataaagggaacacaaaaataacacatcctagatctgaatgaattcaatattcttctgaaatactttgtgctccacatagttgaatgtgctgacaacaaaatcacacaaaaattaaaaaatggaaatcaaatgtttcaacccatggaggtctggatttggagtcacactcaaaattaaagtggaaaaacaccctacaggctgatccaaatttgatgtaatgtccttaaaacaagtcaaaatgaggctcagtagtgtgtgtggcctccacgtgcctgtatgacctccctacaacgcctgtgcatgctgatgaggtggcggatggtctcctgagggatctcctctcaGACCTGggctaaagcatctgccaactcctagccagtctgtggtgcaacgtgacgttggtgaatggagcgagacatgatgtcccagatgtgctcaattggattcaggtctggggaacgggcgggccagtccatagcatcaatgccttcatcttgcaggaactgctgacacactccagccacatgaggtctagcattgtttttcattaggaggaacccagggccataTGCCAGAGAGCATATGGTcttacaaggggtctgaggatcttatCTCGGTACCAATTGGCACTCAGACTACCTTTGGCGAGCACAtgaagggctgtgcggccccccaaagaaatgccaccccacaccattactgacccactgccaaactagtcatgctggaggatgttgcaggcagcagaacgttctccacggcgtctccagaatctgtcatgtctgtcacatgtgctcagtgtgaacctgctttcatctgtgaagagcacagggcgccagtggcgaatttgccaatcttggtgttctctggcaaatgccaaacgtcctgcacggtgttgggctgtaagtacaacccccacctgtggacgttgggccttcataccaccctcatggagtatgtttctgaccatttgagcagacacatgcacatttgtggcctgctggaggtaattttgcagggctctggctgTGCTACTACTGtttctccttgcacaaaggcggaggtagcggtcctgctgctgggttgttgccctcctacggcctcctccatgtctcctgatgtactggcctgtctcctggtagtgcctccatgctctggacactacgctgacagacacagcaaaccttcttgccacagctcgcattgatgtgccatcctggatgagctgcactacctgcaAGTATAAGCTTAAGTCCTCTGGCTGTGGGGGAACCCACAGACTGTTCAAGTGCTTTAAGAGAGGAAAGACCTTATCTGAACCTAGTGCTGGGGCAACCAGTTAACAGAGACGTGATACTGTCAAAGCTAAAACACTATGGTAAGCTGGACGTCATGGGGGTTCACAGAGGGGCTTCGGATTCCCTTTGTGCTGCGCAAATTGTGGTTGTCTTTAAATAATGAATGGACAAGGTAGTACAATTATTGGGAGTGACAGGCACATTCCAGTTAGTTCTGATTCCCAGGTTTAGCATGTCACCATTTGTTAGGAAGTCAAGGATTGTTCCCAAAAAAGAGGGAGGCAAATATAGACTCATTCATCACTTATCATTTCTAAAGGGTCAATCAGTGAATGTGGATATTGACAAGGAATTGTGCACAGTGTCCAGGTCTGGACTGGCCATCTGGCAAACCGGGTAAATGCCCTAAACACACTAGACTCTTtgtattcaaacacacactacattctctatacacacactctctacagcccctacacgCTCTACATTACCTATCCACACGCACACAGTCCCTAGCCGCACATATTACTtcataaacacaacacaacttTCACCAACatttttacacaaaacaccacacctcaatcagctcactctacacacactctatcacacaagcaggctccaaacagaTGTACAATTCGCTTTCTTGGccattttgtcctctggtatcccacttatcgagataccagagacaagttacaagcaaacacagctcaagcatgttaataaattggTGCGCAGAACAaacacagggcctttttctcatgcaagaGCTTTTCAAGAGCTCATTTGACATTTGGTTATTGCTAGTGAAAGTGAGTCTGCTTTCCGACTTCTGGGTTGTTGTTTTGAGGGTGAATATTTTATGGACTTGTGCCTtgccatgggttgctccatctcaTGTGCCTTTTTTGAGACCTTTAGTACATTTTAAAATGGGTAGTGATGTTTGAAGTTGGGTGCCATTTGGTGGTTCATTGCCTAGATGCTTTTTTCTGTGTGGGTCCTAGAGGTTCGTCTGAGTGTTTGCATATTCTGTGACCTTTGCCGTCGGTGATGAGTCTATTTGGAGTACCATGGCAGTGGAGAAGATGGCAGGCCTTACCACTTATCTTAGCTTCCTAGGCTTGGAAATTTACACAGTCATGGGTGTTTTACACAGAGGATAAGTTGTGGGTGATGAGGGAGGCTGTAGTCACTGTTAGGCAGGTGAAAAAGTTACACTCAAACAGTTGCAGTCTATGATCGGCAGGTTAAAACTCACTTGCCCCGGTTATACTGGTGGGCCGAGTTTTTCTGATGTCAGTCTTCAGGTCCACGACAGGCATCTGGGAAGGTCATCACTTCCTTAGGGTAACAAGGGCCATAAGTGCTTGTTGAAGTATTTGGTGTTGCAGCCAGTGGGGGGTGTCCCATTGCTTATCCATTTGGATCAATCTGTACTTTCTCGTTATCAGTTTTTAAGAATGTTTTGTTGGAGTCTAGCCGCTTTAGGATTGCCGGAGAAGGAATTTGAGTATTGATGTATATTACCTCAAAGGGAGCTAATAAGAACTAAACAGGATTTAATTCCGGGTATTGAATTTGGGCAATTTGAAGGTATGCTAGGGACTCACGGGCTATGGAACACAGCAAGGGTAAGGAAAACAAACTTTGGTCCATTTTTATTCAGCCACGGTGCAAAGGTATTTGTTCCAATTTGTCGCAGCCCATCAGTCCAGCAATTTCGCTGCAATTTTGATGCAGCTGTGTCAATTCAACCATGAAAACACCAGAATCCACACAGTGCAATTTTTGCTAGGTTGCAGTTTTGTCATTCTGGCTTTAAGTAACCTTAACTGATGTGAGCTGCTGCCTTTGCTCCTTTTAACTTTTGGTGTCAGTGTCTTGCTTGCAATACGCATGCACAAATTATTCAAAACTGATTTTTTCAAAAAAGATCTGGGCCTATGTAAACTCCTGTAATCTTTGGATCACTGCCCTTTCATGTTTTCTGTTGAGCATGTCATAATGCTTACATCCTTGACCCTGATCTTCTCAAttcctgtttattttgttttgtacccGGCTATGTTCCTGACCTCAAGTTTTGTTTCTGTCCTCAAGTTTACCAGTTTCAGTTACTTCCCTGACTCTGAGTTTAGCTTGTTCCGTATTGAGTTTTCTCTCTAGTTTCAGTGGTCTCCTGGAATGAATTATGTTAAATCTAAGTCTGATACTCCCAATTGATATACTAAGTGTTCAGCACAGTAACTGTAAGTTCCATTATCATGCCTTTCTATCTTCCCCACTGTGCCTTCGGGCCTTTGGAAGGTTGTTGTCTTATATCTTGCTGATCCTCTTGTATTCTGacaatatatacagttgcaagaaaaagtatgtgaaccctttagaatgatatggatttctgcacaaattggtcataaaatgtgatcggatcatcatctaagtcacaacaatagacaatcacagtctgcttaaactaataacacacaaagaatgaaatgttgccatgtttttattgagcacaccatgtaaacattcacactgcaggtggaaaaagtatgtgaacccttagatttaataactggttgaacctcctttggcagcaataacttcaaccaaacgtttcctgtagttgcagatcagacgtgcacaacggtcaggagtaattcttgaccattcctctttacagaactgtttcagttcagcaatattcttgggatgtctggtgtgaatcgctttcttgaggtcatgccacagcatctcaatcgggttgaggtcaggactctgactgggccacttcataaggcgtattttcttctgtttaagccattctgttgttgatttacttctatgctttgggtcattgtcctgttgcaacatccatcttctgttgagcttcagctgctagacagatggccttaagttctcctgcaaaatgtcttgataaacttggaaattaatttttccttcgatgatagcaatccgtccaggccctgacgcaaaaaaagcagccccaaaccatgatgcccccaccaccatacttcacagttgggatgaggttttgatgttggtgtgctgtgcctctttttcgccacacatagtgttgtgtgtttcttccaaacaactcaactttggtttcatctgtccacagaatattttgccagtactgctgtggaacatccaggtgctcttgtgcaaactgtaaacgtgcagcaatgttttgtttggacagcatggcttcctctgtggtatcctcccatgaaatccattcttgtttagtgttttacatattgtagattcgctaacagggatgttagcatttgccagtgacttttgtaagtctttagctgacactctaggattcgtcttcacctcattgagcagtctgcgctgtgctcttgcagtcatctttacaggacggccaatttgtcttaccatgggctgatgaacagcaaggcttttggagatacttttataaccctttccagctttatgcaagtcaacaattcttaatcgtaggtcttctgagagatcttttgtgcgaggcatcattcacatcaggcaatgcttcttgtgaaaagcaaacccagaactggtgtgtttttttttatagggcagggcagctgtaaccaacacctccaatctcatctcattgattggacatctcactccaattagctcttggagatgtcattagtctaggggttcacatactttttccacctgcactgtgaatgtttacatggtgtgttcaataaaaacatggcaacatttcattctttgtgtgttattattttaagcagactgtgattgtctattgttgtgacttagatgatcagatcccattttatgaccaatttgtgcagaaatccatatcattccaaagggttcacatactttttcttgcaactgtagttaTGTATTTTAAGTGTCTCGAAAAGAGATAGAGTTACTGTGAAAAGTAAGCCCCAAAATGAAACATATTTAGGGTGATGTATAAGAAATGTGTATGATTATGTCATCTTCCTCTTCCACGAACAGAAATACCACTGTATTTGGTACTTTACCACCATTACCTTGTCATCTACCACCAGATCCCATTAACTTATATAACTTATATAATGCTGTTGTTAAAGATATTTACATTTACTTATAAGTATTCTAAGTGTCCACCCCAGGCATAGTATACCTTTTGTGGGTTTTGATTTTTGATACTTAAAGGAGCTGATGTGTGTTAATCTTCTTTAAATCCATCAAAACAATTGTGCTCATCTTTAAGGGCTTAATATAACATAACCCTAATTTGCTGCATCAGACATTAAGGAGGTGAACTAAGTAAGCTGTTACTAGTCTTTCAAGTTAACAACTAgcactgagaaaaaaaaactgtctatAGTTTGAAAAAGacttaaacagcaatgttttttttttttagaaattaatttattttgtgattCCCATGCTTTTATTTGCAAAGCACTCCTGATAACTTCATGTCCTACAAGATAACATTACAATTTGAAATTTAAAATTGTTTTGAATTAAGAAATTGCTTTGTGTCACTAGAATGTTTGACATAACACAAAACACCTATTAGTCTATACCAGAGTGAGAGTACGAAATGTCAGATTCATGACAGAACGCTAACATAATAATCACCAAGCATCTGCAAATAGGTGAACATGTTAGAAATACAAGGTAGTCTGGTATTTATACATATTTAGTGATATTTTTTACTCGTGCATAATGCTAGTTATTTTTATGACTGCTATGTAGTCAGAATTTATAGATATTACAATatgattattatataatattatattgtattgcACATATGTGCTTCACATGGCATTCTAATTCATCTTTCCTAAGGTGCAAAGCATTTTGGGACACACTAGAAAAGTTGGTATGTAGAACAAATACAAGTACAGAGCTGCAGTGGAACCAGGCCTAAGGTGCTCATTTTTAATATAACAGCTGCTATTCAGCTAGCATGATGTATGGCTAAAATAATTATTAGACTTGTAATGCACTTTATGATGTTAAGCATTCCAAGCTCAATGATACAGATTCAAACACTTATGTATGCACCTCACCTGTGTCACTTTCACCTCAGAATTCAGAATCACTGCTCAttctcatcttctctgctgcAATACTCATTTCTCACACCTTCATCTTCAGCAGACTTTATAGATGACTCCCTCCTGCTTACCCTTCTGCAACATGCCTTCATTTCACTTCAGTAAATTCAAATTACAGCTGCCCATATCTTTTACAACACGTTACATACGGTCTGCCTCTTCCACACACAACTGTCAAAAACTCTACACTTTCATATGTCTCCTCACTCTTGTGATATCTCTACCCATCCTCTTTGCTTCATCACTTTTAAATCCCTTAGCCACTATATTTTTTCTTCTCAAAATTCACCCCTAGctcttgtggcggaaccaacctcgccactgagaactggagaagcctggttgctagcctcctgcccagtgattatggtccctgggagatattgccctttaagggactgaattggggcttatggactgctaccataatgtactgaccctttaagaactacttttgggcatgtggattgtataatactgtccctagccctttaaatactttggggacagattggtacttttgtatatggcacttcagacactgtcgaagctgtcgaagttgtcga comes from Pelobates fuscus isolate aPelFus1 chromosome 5, aPelFus1.pri, whole genome shotgun sequence and encodes:
- the LOC134612125 gene encoding olfactory receptor 6M1-like, translating into MRSQDDVVEGGLDICSDWISVLEEVRTFLLCNSQRISADMTVQNHTKFMLVGFTVGPQMQTGVFVLFLLLYYVSLMGNLIIIAAIWLDKRLHSPMYFFLSSLAFLDIWFISSTVPKLLTILVSSNKSISLPACFLQFYFYVSLGTIEFYLLAVMSVDRYVAICHPLRYHSIITSKTCLLCILMSWIGGFFTFIYPTYLMFGLSFCGSFEINHFFCDSSAVIKISCSDIQVFDLIFSVFASAVIIGSFITTLVSYFNILFTIMKIPSSSGRKKAFSTCTSHFTVVSLVYGSAIFIYVRPVDSSSPDLNKVVALLNSVMTPVLNPFIYSLRNKQVQDVLCNMKTRCNLTIITAICLDKCLYSPMYYFLTSLAFFDICFISCTVPKILALLVSNNRFISLPACVLQFYIYVSLGATEFCLLAVMSVDSSAVVKISCSDIQAFDLVFSSIATAVILGSLTITLFSYFKIIITVMKIPSSSDPLQFEQFYVSFEGIWSGNLDRYFYIFFALFVSLLSLYGIAFFLRLKYSSLRFLVIRVDLNFVLKKKN